The sequence CCTTTGTATGAATTGAGCAAAAGAACCTTGGGAAATATTATTACTTTGAAAAGGTTGGATTCCCCTTGTACAGTTCGTAAATTGATTTTGGGGCCATTTAAAAGCCAATTAAATCCTTATGGGGTAATGTCAGCACAACAAGTTGCAAAAGGAATCGTGTTTTTAGCGCGTCGGGATTTTCGCAACATTATCGTTACCGTTAATCCTTTAACCTATATCTTTTTCCCAATTAAGGAATTGACTACCTGGTTGTACTATCGGGTTTTTAGTAAGAAATAACAAATTAGGGATTGGGGATTGGGCATTGGGAATGGGGCATTGGGCATCGGGCATTGTTCTAAGTGTATGGAAAGATAAAACATTATTCTTCCCCCTCTTCCCTCTCCCCATTTTTACCCGTCAAATTTAACCAAAATAACCAGTAGTAGATGACTATATTTCCTAATTTTCACAACCAATAAAAAAAGAGACGTAAAATTTTACGTCTCTACATTTAATAATTAGTAAATCACCAAAATCTGAATTTATTCTTCTGTTTCCACCGCATCATCTGCGGGTTCTATAACAATTGTTTCCGTTACTTCTGCATTATCTTCATTTTCCTCATTTTCCTCGGAAGATTCGTCTGATTCTTCACCACTATCGCCGGGAACTATTGCTACACCGTTAAGAAAATCGTCTTGATCGAGACGTTGTACTCTTACCCCAGTAGCAGAACGCGATTGAATGGAAATAGCGTTTACTGCTTGTCGGATAATAATACCGCGACTTGTCACCATCATTATCTCGTTATCTTCACTAACAATATGTAAACTTGCTAGTTGATCTTGAGTTTTGAGGTTTTTGAACTTGGTTGCCATTAAACCTTGTCCGGCGCGATTCTGCAAGCGGAATTGTCCGACTGGTACACGTTTACCGTATCCTCCGGTAGTAATTACTAAAACCCAAAGTCCAGAATTATTGTTATCCTCAACTTCTACAGTTGCTTCATTGTCTGAATCTTCAGTTTCAACTGTTTCTGCTTCAGTTTCTGCTTCTGCTTCTGAAACTGGGGCTATGTTGTTCAAAATGTGGGCGGGAAGAACATCCATCCCCACTAACTCATCTCCACCTTTACGCAACTTCATCGCTTTTACACCACGAGTTGCTCTACCCAAGGGGCGTAATTGTTCGTGAGTGCAGCGGAAATGAATTGCCATACCCATGCGAGAACCAATAATTACGCTATCTTCGGCTCTAGCGCGACGTACCCAACGTAATTCATCACCTTCTTCCAAGGAAATTGCAATCAAACCGTTAGCGCGAATATTGCTAAATGCAGCTAATGCAGTTTTCTTGATATAACCACCTTTGGTAAGCATTACCAAATATTCATCTTGGCTAAATTCACTTACCGGTACAATTGAGGTAATTTTCTCTTCCTTGGGAATCGGCAGCATTTGGACGATGGGTGTACCCCTGCTAGTACGAGAACCCAGAGGTAACTGGTAAGCTTTCATGCAGTACACTACGCCGCGTTCGCTAAAGAATAAAACGCTATCGTGGTCGCAACAAGTTAAGAAATGCTCTATATTATCGTCATCTTTTACCTTCGCAGCAGCTTTACCCCTAGTGGCACGGCTTTGCGCTTCAAAGGTATTAACGGGCATTCTTTTCATATAACCTTGCTGGGTAAGCAAAATTATGACTTTTTCGTTGGCAATTAAATCTATATCATCTAATTCCCCTTCTTTATGGGTAATTATCGTCCGCCGGGGTGTAGCGTGTTTTTCTCTTAATTGCTTAACTTCGGTTTCAATAATTTCTAATATCCGTTCTCTACGAGCTAAAATATCTCGTAAATCGGTGATTTGTAGCTGTAACTGCTCGTGTTCCAAGCGGATTTTATCAGCTTCTAAAGCAGTTAACCGTCGCAGCTGCATTTGCAAAATTGCATCAGCTTGTGCTTCGGACAACCCATAATTAGTAATTAATTCTCCCTTCGCTGTCGGAGCATCGGCAGCATGACGAATCAAGGCAATAATTTCATCTAAATGGGACTGCGCGATTAATAAACCTTGTAAAATATGGTCTCTTTCCTCAGCCTTCCGTAATTCATAACGGGTGCGTCTGGTAATCGCTTCAATGCGGAAATCTAAGAAAACCTCTAAAAACCGCTTTAACGTTAATAAAATGGGTTCTCCATTCACCAACGCCAACATATTTGCGCCAAAATTAGTTTGTAACGGCGTTAACTTGTATAAATTATTCAACACCACGCGAGGATAAGCATCGCGCTTGAGTTCGATAACTATCCGCATTCCATCGCGATCGCTCTCGTCGCGAATATCAGAAATACCGTCAATCCGCTTGTCGTTAACTAACTCGGCAATTTTTTCAATCAGCGCTGCCTTATTAGTTTGATAAGGTAGCTCAGTGATAATTATTGCTTCTTTTTCCGGTCTTCCTCGCTGCTGGAGAGTTTCAATATTAGCTACCCCACGCATGGTAATCGAACCGCGTCCGGTAGTATAAGCTTCCTTAATTCCCGAAGTACCGAGAATTTGACCGCCCGTAGGAAAATCAGGACCGTGGATATATTTAGTTAACTCAATATCCGTAATTTCCGGATTCTGAATCAGTGCTACCAATCCGTCAATTAATTCTCCCAAATTATGCGGAGGGATATTAGTAGCCATTCCTACCGCAATACCAGAAGAACCATTTAACAATAGCTGCGGTAGCCTTGCCGGTAAAACCGTAGGTTCCTGCTGCGAACCGTCAAAGTTGTCAGCAAAATCGACAGTTTCAGATTCGATATCTTGCAGTAAAGCGTCGCTAGTTAAAGATTGCAGGCGGCATTCAGTGTAACGCATAGCCGCCGGAGGGTCGTTGTCAACACTTCCGAAATTACCATGCCCCGAAATTAAAGGCGACCTCATCGAAAAACTTTGTGCCATCCGCACCAAAGCATCGTAAACAGCCGTATCTCCGTGGGGGTGATATTTACCTAAAACTTCCCCTACAACACGGGCGCATTTACGGAAGGGACGATCGGCCGTTAACCCCAACTCGTGCATAGCATAGAGAATCCGACGATGCACAGGTTTCAGACCATCCCTGGCATCTGGCAAAGCGCGACCGACAATCACGCTCATTGCATATTCCAGATAAGACCTGGACATCTCGTTTCTCAGATCCGTCGGGATTATCCGCTCCTGAGAGTAGGTCATAACCTAAAAAACTCCAAAAATCGCAAATTTTAGGGCTTAAATCAGAAAAAAAGCCAAATTATTCCAAATGATGCTTGAATAATCGCCATTATTTGGTACAATTTTAGCACATTTTGCGTATTTTTGCAGAAAGTGGGTATAGGGCATGGGGCATTGGGCATTGGGGATTGGGCATTGGTAATTGGTAATTGGTAATGGGGCATTTCTCGTTCTCTCGTTCTCTCGTTCCAAGGTTCTACCTTGGAATGCACTTCAAGAGGCTCTGCCTCGTCTTTAGCTGAAGGCAGAGCCTTCAAAAACGCATTTCCATGCAGAGCATGGAAACGAGAAAATTACTCTAACTCCTAGCTGCTAACTCCTAACTCCTAACTCTTTCCTCCGCTACCACAATCAACGCTTGGGCTTCCACATTCTTCGTGGGAATCATATTTGCAATACCTAAATTCAAGCTTATATCGGCAATCTTCAATTTCTCTATTTCACTACGTATCACCCGAGCAACGTGAAGCACTCCATCACCATCAGTATTAGGTAAAAGCACGGCAAACTGATATTCCCGATAACGCGCTACTAAATCAATCGCCCGCTTGGCACAGTTATTAATTACTTGAGCAATTGCAATTAAACATTCATCGCTCTTTTGATTACCATAAGCATTTTTATAAGATTCAAAATCGTTGATTTCGCATAAAATTAAGGATATCGGCAGCTTTTCTCTTCTGTAGCGCTGCCATTCTTGGTCTAAATATTCATCAAAACGGCGACGGTTGGCGATGTTGGTTAAACTATCTATTCTTGCTTGACGAGTTAATTCTAATTCTAAAAGTTTTGTTTGAGTGATATCGCGGATAGTTAAGGTAATTCCATCACCTAAGCTGACTGCAATGATTTGATACCAGTTTTGACTACCATTAGTTTCATAATATAGTTCTTTATCAAAAGATTTTCTGGTTTCAACTACCTCTACCAAGGAATCAAATAAACTCGGATTATCTAGAAAAATCTTGTTATTAAGCAGATAATCACCAATTAAATCTTCTTGATTGCTATAGAAGAATTTAGCAATTACAGGATTAGCCATTAAAAAGCGAAAATCAGTTATTTCTCCTGCAACGTTATCTCTTACCGCTTGCATTGCTGCGATTCCATCGAGGGAAGTATTTAAAATGCTTTCTAAAAAAGCGCGGGATTGATAGAGAATTTCTTTAGTTTGTTTGAGTTCCTGGATTTCATATTGTAGCTGCGAAATCTCAGAATTTTCCGGGGGGGGTAGGTATTACTGGCGACAGAGTTTTTTTTTGCAGTACCATTCGCAAGTTTGTTTTAGTAACTTTCTCTCCCAGAATCTCAGAAATCTGCTTCCATAATTTGTAAGCTACATCCTTGATATGTCCGACGCTCAAGTGCGAATTTTTGGCAATGGTGGCATATGTTTCGTTTTCCCATGCTGCTTTTAATATTTCTTTTTCTATAACGGTTAGTTGTTTACCAGCGTTAGTATACAAAGTTGTTTTGATAACTTTTAGTGCTTCTTCAAGGGTCATTAATAGGTTGGTTATAACAGTCCAACTTCTAAGTATAAATCAAGGTGCTATTATATACCGCTATTTAGATGTAGGTCAAAGTTACTATCTATCCGACTTTTCCGACCTTAATATCAGACTCATCCGACTGACATCAGCCTTACGAATGAGTGATTATAGACACATGAAATCAAACAAAGGTTTCTGAACTCATAAAGATAAAACATTTTATCAAAACAGTTCAATAACTAATTTTCATGTAATTAAAAGAGAAGGGAAAAATGAAAAAATTAATTTGCAATTCTTTAATCGCTTCCGTTGTAGCTGTTGCTGGTGCTGCTGGTTTTGCTGGTGAAGCGAATGCTCAATCAGTTGATGTTGATTTTAGCGGTACCGTTACTAGCAGTTGTGAGATTACTAAAGTTAGCGATGGTAATCTAGGATTAAGTAATAATAACAATACAAGTTTACGTAGTAAACCATCTGAAGCTAGTGATGGAAAAGCGGGTGAAATTAGTGTTACTTGTGCGGGTTCTGGAGATATGTCTGTTACTGAACCGGTAGCTGTTAGTCAAGATGCTCAAAATTTCGCTGATCTCAGTGATTTTGGTGCAAGTTCTCAATTATATCTTAATGCACAAGGTAGTGGCGGCGTACTAGCTTCACAAGATCCAACCTTTGGTTCAAAAACTGTCACTTCAAACGGTCAGCCAGTATCAGTATATGCTTTTATCGCTGTGGGAAGCTCGACTCAGCCCGTTCCAGAAGGTGATTACACATTCAGAACCACAGTTACTGTAGCTCCACAGTAAATAACATATATCGTCCTATTAATAGGAACAATTCCCCATTTGTAGTTTATTACAAGTTGCAATGGGGATTGTTATTTTAAATATTTAAATCTTCCCTACAAAATAATACTGAAATTAAAATAATGAATAATCTTCAGAAGTTTCTATGTGCTGTGACTGGCACAGTATCAGCATTGTGCATTTTTCCTGAAATTGTGCAAGCTCAAATAAAAATTACTCCTTTGGTGATTGAAAAAGAAGTCAGACAAGGAAAAGCACAAGGGGTAATTAATATCACGAATACTAGTAACGAAACATTTCGCGCTCGCGTATATACTGCACCTTTTACTTATAATCAAAATGGATTTGAAGAATTAGAATCTAGTCCCCAAGATTTAAGTCCTTATTTAACTTTCTCTCCTCGCGAATTAGTATTAGAACCGGGACAAACCCGCCAGATTAGAGCAATTTCTCGGTTGCTCCCGAGTTCTGCAAAAGGGGAATATCGAGCAATTATTTTTACCGAAGATTTAGAAGAAATAAAAACGACTAGTGGCAATCAAACTATAGGTGTAACACCTCGTATGGGTGTAACTTTTTATGTCCGGAATGGTGATGCTTCTCCAAATTTAAAATTAGAAAGCGCTAGTTACAATCCCGAAACTAAAAAAGTTAGTCTTCAAGTTAAAAATAGTGGCAATGCAACCGCTCGTCCTAAGATTAAATGGAATTTACAAAATTCATCAGGAAATGTAGCAAATGGTAGAGAAAATGCTTATACGGTAATAGCTGAAGGTGAAAGAAATATTCAAATTGATTTATCTGCTAAAGAAAAAGAAATCGCTGCGGGTAACTATAAATTAACAGGTAAATTAACTTGGAGAGAAGGAGATAAGGATAAGAGTTTACCTTTTAATGTTGATGTGAATGTTTCGGATAAAGTTACGGCAACAGATGTGACGGATAATCAAAAAGCTTCGTTGGAAAGTCGGTTGAAGAAGTTGTTGAAGGGTAATTAAAGGTTATTGGTAGGGTGTGTTATCGCGGAGCGTAACGCACCATTATCTGCTTAATTCATATACTCAATTAACAATTAACCGTTCTGCAGCATTTCCATATTTTTGGTGCGTTAGACGAAACGTCGTAACGCACCCTACAAAGTTCGGCACCCCTCTCCTTGTCAAGGAGAGGGGAAGAAAATTGGGTTTATTAAAGAGATTTAATCAAGCGATTTATATGGATTTGAGCTACTAGCCCGGAACTTAATTTTCGGGCAATCTTGCGTACTCTTTTTTCTCAGTTATTCAATTTTTAAAAGATATTTATAGATATGATGTATCCAGATATTCCGATTAAACACAACGTCGAAATAATCGAAATACAGCCCTGTATACATTATATATATACTAAAAACGAAAAATCAAATGATAAAAAAACAAATCCAAATTGTTACTTTCCTTATTCACTAAAAAAAGATTCAACACCCCAGACTATTTCGTTAATAGAGGAAGAAAATAAGAGTAATTCGTCTTTGTCATTACGACAAAAGCTGAATAATTCCAAAAATACCATTGCCAACCAAATTAAATCAACCAAAAACGTATTTACTATTATCCCTGTAGGTTTAAATATAGGTAGACGCAACGTCAACGAATCAATTTTAATTCGCGGTTTTGAAGACGGAAGCAAAGCGGTTAATTTCGATAGCTGGCTGCTTCCTTTTGATGATGTAATTTCGGCTTTAAAAATTACTAAAACCACTTTAGATGACGGACAATTAGAATTACGTTCACCGGGTTTAGTTAAGCGGATAAATCCCAATGATTTAAAAACAGATGCTGAATTAGGTTTAGTTATATCTGTCGCGGATATCAAAAATATTCTGGGAGTACCGACGGAATTTGATATTGTAAAATACGCTATTGTATTTAATCCTCCTTGGTTGGGTTTAAGAAAGAAGAAAGGTAATCGTCAAGCAGAAATTCCGGTAATTTTAGACGGTTTACCTCAAGTTAATTCCCCTGGATTCAGCTTTTCTACTGTCGGACAAAGTATTAATGTTTTTGCTACGGGAAACAATACAAATACCCGAGGAAATTTAACTGCTATCGGTACAATGTTTGGTGGTAGCTGGTATATCCGCACAAATCAGCCAAGTTTAACTGACAGAAAAAACTGGAATATCAATGAAGCGCAATATTTACGTCAAACTCCAACTTCTGATTATGTAGTTGGTTCCCAACCGACATTTTGGAGAAGTCAAGGAGGACAATTTTGGGGTTTCACTACAGTGCAAAGATTTGGCTATAATCCATCAAATGCTGTAGGAGGTGGTTTTAGCCCATCTCAAAGAATGCAAAGCAGTAAAATTCAACGCACTATCAGTGGGGAAGCTGCACCGGGAACTTTGGTACAGTTAACCCAAGGTTTTGGCGATAATGTTATTGCAGAAATCTTGGTTGATTCTTCTGGTATTTACCGTTTTGAAAATATATCCACGGGAGGAAGTGGAATTGGTGGAAGTAATAATTATCGCGTGCGTCTTTATCCCGACGGACAATTAACCGCAACACCAGAGATACGCGATGCTATTTTTGCTAGTTTACCAGGTCAATTAACTAAAGGTACATCGGCTTTAATTGTTTCTAGCGGTTTAAATCGAGAAAATACTCAAAGTTCTTTGCTTGGTAATTTTAATAGTTTTCGCGGTGGCGTTGCTTATCGTCTTGGTGTGACAGAAGATTTAACTTTGGGTACGGGGGTTATTTACGATAAATCAATGTTGGGTTTGGGAGAATTATTCTATCAACCCGCTAACTTTCCCTTAGAAGTTGCTTTTTCGGGATTGCTGGGAACCGATGAAGGTTTGGAATATAATGCCGATATCCGCTTTCGTCCATCCAACGATTTTGATTTAAACTTTAATAGCGACAAGCTTTCTCAAAGATTCCGCGCAAACTACCGTGCTTTTAAAGGTATCAACTTCCGTGCTAGCGGTAATACTCGCGAAAATACTTTAGCTGCTGGTTTTAGCTATTCTCGTAGCAGCAGAAATTTCTTTACTTCTGTAAGTGCAGATATTGATACTAACAATAACTTCCGCTGGAATCTTAGTTCCCGTTTGGGAAAGCTACAGCTAAGAAATTACGGAAACGAAATTAACACCAATTCCCAACTCAGCTACAATTTTTCTAAAAGTTCCTCAACTGGAAACTCTTTAAATCTTAATTACGAAACTTCTAAAGAAAATAACCTTGCTTCCTTAAACTGGAAATTTCGCTCCAAATCTCGCAATAGATACGGACGCAGTTTATTCGATTTTGATTTAGGTTACGGTATAGGTTCCCAAGGTAGCGGCATCATCGCTTCAGCTTCCACTGGTGTAATACCGGGTATGGATTTACGCGCTCGATATCAGGGAATTTCCACAACTTCAGATAGAAATAGTTTCCGCATTGAATTATCTCCCAGCTTCTACATTCAACCCAAGCTAGCTTTAGGAGACAACCGCTACGAACGTTTACGAGGTGAGGGAGGATTATTAATTCAACCTTTCTTAGATAAAAACGGTAACGGTAAATTAGATAAAAAAGAAAAAATTTACACTGAAGATTTAGATTTACTTTTAAGTTTAAATAATAAATCCATCAAACGTTTCCGCCCAGATACTAACAACAACGGAGTACTAATTAGAACTGCTCCCGATAACTATCGCTTAGATTTAGATCCCGCAGGTTATCCCATCGATTGGAAACCAACACAAACAGCTTATGCAGTAGAAGTTGCAGCTGGAGGTTTTACTCAACTACTCGTACCATTTATTCCATCCTACACCGTCGCCGGAACAGTTATTAATGCAGAAGGTAAACCCGTTGGTGGTGCAAGAGTGGAAGCGGTAGTTACCGATAAAAAAGGTAAAGTTAAGAAAACGATGTCGGTAACAAATGGTGCGGGAATTTTCTTCTTAGAAAACTTGCAGCAGGGGAATTATAAGTTACTTGTTAACGAAAAAAGTGCAAAACCGGGAGAGATTTTGATTGATGAGAAATCGGAAACTATGCAGGAAGTTGAGTTGAGGATTTAGAGGGGGAAGAGGGAGAAGATAGGAAGATAAGAGATGGGAAAAATGATTTACGAATTCCCAATGCCCAATTCCCAATGCCCAATGCCTAATTATTAAAAAACCTGCTCCAACTTCTTAAAATCGCGCTGCACCTCATTAATCAAAGATTTATTTTTAGGATCTGTTTTCAAAGCCTTTTTAAGAAAAATTCTTGCTTTAAGCAACTGTTTTTCAGCTATTAAGGCTCGTCCCCAAAGCTGATACGATATGGCTAACCATTGTCGGACTTCAGCATCATGGGGTAAACGTTCGACTAAAGCCTCTGCTAAGGCGATCGCTTGAGGAAAGCGTCTCTGTTTCAAAAACTGCTGTAGCTGTTCGTAAGTCTTCCACTTCAGACGTTGTTCAATTTCAGCTACATGAGGAGGCTTTGGCTGTGTGGGCTGCTGCTTTGGTTTTTGCGGTGATGCTTGTCTTTGTACCTCACGGGTTTTTTGCTGCCATTTTTCTTTAGCCCGCTTCGGTTCTTTTGGCGGCGTTTCGACAGCTTGCGATGCTTTCTTATGAGAATTATTTTCAGGAGGCGGTATAACTTGCAACAGCAACTTATATGCCTCAGTTACAGCAATAAACTTTTCCTTGGCTCTGTCATCATCCGGATTAATATCGGGATGATATTGCTGTGCGAGTCGGCGATAAGACGATTTGATATCGGGAAAAGAAGCTCCCGACCTTAAACCTAGTAAACGGTAGCAATCTAGAAGATCCATTTCGAGCTATCAGAAGCACTTTTAACAGCTATCAGCTTACTTAATTTTTAAAATTCTAATTTTTAAAATTATTAAAGCATTAAAGTAAGTGACTGATTATATTACATTTCCAGCTAATTGCTGAAGCCATTAATGATAAAGACTAAATTTTAAATTTAAAGTTCACCAGGTACAAGTTTACAATAAATGGTAATTGGTAATTGAGAATTGGTAATTGGTAAGATTTTCAACCTATTACCCCTTCGGGTTCACCACTCCCCTCAACGGAGAGAACCTCCGCAGGGGGTGGATTCACCATTACCCATTACCAATCAAACCTAAACTGGTCGCTCTTCAATTACTTTGTCAATCAAGCCATACTCTTTGGCTTGTTCTGCTGACATGAAGAAGTCGCGATCCATGTCTTTTTCGATTTTTTCGAGTGATTGACCAGTATTGTTAGCGTAAATACCGTTTAATTGATGCCGAATTCGTAAGATTTCTTTAGCTTCGATTTCGATGTCGGTTGCTTGTCCGCGAGTTCCACCGGAAGGTTGGTGAATCATAATCCGCGAATGAGGTAATGCTAATCGCTTACCTTTGGTTCCACCACCTAATAGGAATGAACCCATTGAAGCTGCTAAACCCAGACATATTGTTACCACGTCAGACTTGATATGCTGCATGGTATCGTAAATTGCTAAACCAGATGTTACAACACCACCTGGTGAATTTATGTACAGAAAAATATCTTTGCCTGGGTCTTCGGAATCAAGGTATAACATGATAGCAATGATTTCGTTGGCTATCTGGTCGTTTACCTCATCACCCAAGAATATGATGCGATCGCGGGCGAGGCGAGTATAAATATTAACCCACTGAGTATATTGTTCCCCTGGTAGTTTATAAGGAACGCTAGGATAGCCTATTGGCATATTTCCGACTCCGTTTGTAATTAATGGAAAATGAAAATCAAAATTTAGAAGTTATTCTGCGCTGAGAATAATCATCGTGTATAGCCATTGCAAATAATTTCCTAACCATAGGTATTTTCTTTGAAAGGGCTACCACAATAAACTTACTCTGCCTCGGCGAAAGCATAAACTCTAAATAATTGCAGCTATAAACTGCTTGTAGGATGAAAGATTAAATCAAATTTAATTTAAATTAATTTAATTAAATTTAATTTTTAATTTCATCCAGAATAAAATATCTACGTGCTTGTTTATAAAACTCCTGCTGGCGCAGCAGATTCGGAGTCTAATTGGGCTTTGCTTTCAAAAACTCGGTCAATTAAGCCATATTCTACTGCTTGGTCTGGTGTTATGTAGAATAAGCGATCCATATCTTTTTTAACTTTTGCTTTATCTTGTCCGGTGTTCCGAGCAAAGATTTCAACCATTGCTTCTTTGTTAACAAAGACTTCTTTCGCCATGATTTGAATATCGGTGGCTTGTCCTCTAGTACCGCTAATAGGCTGCTTGAGAACAATTGAAGCATGGGGTAAAGCGGCTCTACAACCTTTTGTTCCGGCACTAAGTAACATTGCTGCCATACCCATTGCCTGACCGATACAAATAGTATGAATGGGAGGCTTAATGTACCTCATAGTATCGTATATAGCAAAAGCTTCTGTTTCAAAAGCAATAGGCTGGTCGCCGAAACTTGTACCAACAGAGTTAATATAAATTTTTATTGGCTTGTCTGGGTCTTCCGACTGCAAATAAAGCAATTCGGCAATAATTAATTTAGTAACTTCTGGCACCAGTGGCGCTCCCAGATATACGATACGTTCCTTCAGCAATAAAGAAGGTAAATCTGGGGGTGGCGTGCGATAAAAATTGTCGCCCGTGTAAGGCGCTTGCATAGCCTTGATGGGTGAATGTTCCATTTTCCAACCGTTGCCTGAATTAACGCTATTAACTGTAGTACATACTAGCGCGTGGATAAAGACTATGGAGGTGTGGATTTCTCTCTTTTTACAAATTTAGTAGTTAGTAGTTAGTAGTTAGTTGTCTTATCTTTTTCCCCATCACCCCATCTTCCTTCTCTAAAATTATTTCTTCCGAACAATTTTATTATCTAGCAAGTGAAATTATGAATATCATTTAATATATTGAACTGCACCAGGAGTTTTCCGTAGCGAGCTGGCTGCCTTCTGGAGTTATTTATATATAATGTATAGTCCGTGCAAGGAACCGCAACTAGTATGAAAGTAAGCTTATTGCCCGAACTCAATGATAGCAATCTGGATGTAAATCAATCAAGCTCTCAACGCCAGTTAGCAGTTTCTTTAACTGCTAAGGTTGAAAATTTAGACCGCAGCGTTCCCCTTAATTTATGCTTGATTTTAGACCATAGCGGTTCCATGAACGGTCGTCCGCTAGAAACTGTTAAAAAAGCTGCAAACCGCATTGTTGACAGACTCAAAAATGGCGATCGCCTCAGTATTGTAGTTTTCGATCACCGAGCCAAGGTACTCGTTCCCAACCAGGAAATAGAAGATAGAGAAGGTATAAAACAGCAGATTAATCGTCTCAGTGCTGATGGCGGTACTTCTATTGATGAAGGTTTGCGTTTGGGTATTGAGGAATTAGCTAAGGGTAAGAAAGAAGCTATTTCTCAGGCTTTTTTATTGACTGATGGTGAAAACGAACATGGTGATAACAATCGCTGTCTAAAATTTGCTCAATTAGCTATAGATTACAGTTTAACTTTAAATTCTCTGGGATTTGGCGACAATTGGAACCAAGATGTTCTCGAACAAATCGCAGATGCTGGCGGTGGTAGTTTGTCGCATATAGCACAGCCAGAGGAAGCTGAAAATAAATTTAGTCAATTATTTAGCCGCATTCAAACTGTTGGTTTGACAAATGCCTATTTACTATTTTCATTAATGCCAAAGGTTCGGTTAGCTGAACTTAAACCTGTAGCTCAGGTATACCCAGATACTATTGAATTGCCAGTACAGCAAGAAGCAGACGGACGTTTTGCGGTGCGTTTGGGTGATTTAATGAAGGATAGCAAAAGAACGGTTTTGGCAAATATTTATTTAGGACAATTCCCAGAAGGTAATCATACAGTAGCTCAA comes from Rivularia sp. PCC 7116 and encodes:
- a CDS encoding ATP-dependent Clp protease proteolytic subunit, giving the protein MEHSPIKAMQAPYTGDNFYRTPPPDLPSLLLKERIVYLGAPLVPEVTKLIIAELLYLQSEDPDKPIKIYINSVGTSFGDQPIAFETEAFAIYDTMRYIKPPIHTICIGQAMGMAAMLLSAGTKGCRAALPHASIVLKQPISGTRGQATDIQIMAKEVFVNKEAMVEIFARNTGQDKAKVKKDMDRLFYITPDQAVEYGLIDRVFESKAQLDSESAAPAGVL
- a CDS encoding VWA domain-containing protein, which encodes MKVSLLPELNDSNLDVNQSSSQRQLAVSLTAKVENLDRSVPLNLCLILDHSGSMNGRPLETVKKAANRIVDRLKNGDRLSIVVFDHRAKVLVPNQEIEDREGIKQQINRLSADGGTSIDEGLRLGIEELAKGKKEAISQAFLLTDGENEHGDNNRCLKFAQLAIDYSLTLNSLGFGDNWNQDVLEQIADAGGGSLSHIAQPEEAENKFSQLFSRIQTVGLTNAYLLFSLMPKVRLAELKPVAQVYPDTIELPVQQEADGRFAVRLGDLMKDSKRTVLANIYLGQFPEGNHTVAQIQVRYDDPVSNMTGLLSDTIPIEINAVGTYQPFSNPQVQPHVLALAKYRQTQLAEAKLQQGDRAGAATMLQTAAKTALQMGDSGAATVLQTSATRLQSGEELSEADKKKTRIVSKTTLQDS
- a CDS encoding ATP-dependent Clp protease proteolytic subunit, yielding MPIGYPSVPYKLPGEQYTQWVNIYTRLARDRIIFLGDEVNDQIANEIIAIMLYLDSEDPGKDIFLYINSPGGVVTSGLAIYDTMQHIKSDVVTICLGLAASMGSFLLGGGTKGKRLALPHSRIMIHQPSGGTRGQATDIEIEAKEILRIRHQLNGIYANNTGQSLEKIEKDMDRDFFMSAEQAKEYGLIDKVIEERPV